In Spirosoma pollinicola, the genomic window ACTCGGCTTTTACGCCTTCGGCAGTTAATGCGTAGCCTGGCTTTTGAATAATGAGCGCATGCGGACGTTCGCCCCAACGTTCGTCGGGAAGGCCAACTACGGCTGATTCTGCTATGCCTTCTACCTGAGACAACACATCTTCCATATCCAGTGATGACACCCATTCGCCACCGGTTTTGATTACATCTTTGGTACGGTCTGAAACAATTACCCAATGGTCGGTAGTAATGCTGGCGACATCACCTGTATGTAGCCAGCCGCCTTTCCAGAGGTCGGCACCTCGTTCTGGGTCTTCGTAATACCCTTGTGTGAGCCAGGGGCCCCGAGCCACGATTTCGCCCAGTGAATGCCCATCATGTGCTACAAACTGGCCATTATCGTCCATTAACCGCAGTTCAACAAACGGAGCAATGCGACCGGCACGTGTGCGAAGATCAATTTGCTCCTCAGGCAAACACATTTTCTCCTGTTCATTAAGATAACCCACGGCTAGAATCGGTGCTGTTTCAGACATACCATAGCCCGATATGACCGTAATCCCTAAGCCTGTTGCCGCATTGGCAAGACCTTTTGTAAGGGCCGAACCGCCAATAATCACTTTCCAGCGGCTCAAATTCTCTCTAAACCTGGGTGCAGCGGGGCTGCTGACAAGCATATTCAATATGGTGGGAACGCAGTGGGATAACGTAACACCTTCTGCAATCAAGAGCTTTAGCAACAGTTCTGGCTCATAACGGCCCGGATACACCTGCTTTGCCGACATCATTGTTGCCAGAAATGGGAAACCCCAGGCATGCACATGGAACATAGGCGTAATGGGCATATATACGTCTGTAGACCCTTTAAACGGCATGGCTTCATACCCAATGATGTAAGTCAGCAAGCCCATTGTGTGCATGAACAACTGCCGATGGGAGAAGTAAACGCCTTTGGGGTTACCCGTTGTGCCGGTGGTATAAAACGAAGTAGCCCATGTATTCTCGTCAAAATCCGGGAATTCATACTGGTCAGATGCACTGTTTAATAAGGCTTCATACTCACCTTCAACACCCTCAGGGAGTTCGTTGAGAGGTTTTACTTCGGCGGTGCCAGTATATACTTTATCACTCAGAACAACAAATTTCTCAACGGTTGTCAGTTGATCTTTAATGGCGGCTAGAATGGGCAGGAAATCTTCGTGAATCAGAACAATCTTATCTTTGGCATGATTCATTGTGTAAAGAATCTGCGCAGGAGATAGCCTGACATTGATCGTATGCAGAATAGCGCCATAGCTGGTAACACCAAAAAAACATTCAAGGTAACGGTGGCTATCCCAATCGAAGACAGCAACCATATCGCCCGGTTTAATGCCCAGTTCAGTCAATACATTGGCTAGCTTTCTGACACGCTGGTTGAACTGAATATAATTCATTCGGAACAAGTCCCGGTAAACAATTTCGCGCTGGGGTTCGTATTTGAGCGATTGTGCCAACATACTTTTGATGAGCATGGGCGGTTCATGGGCTTCGGCGGTACGTGGAATTAGTTTGGTCTGAATCATAATTGGCGAAGGTATTTACTAAAAAACGAATGGATCGAAGGTAAAATTGAATAATGGAAAGAAAAAATGGTATCGTATAAAATAAGCCCGGTTGCCACTTAAGTGGCAACCGGGCTTATTTTATACGATAGTTGATTACCTATTGCGTCAGTGCTACTAAAGAAGTAAGCCTGCAATAGTTGCTGACATATAACTGGCTAATGTACCGCAAATGAGAGCTTTAAAGCCAATTCGGGCAAGGTCGCTACGACGTTTAGGAGCTAATTCACCAATACCACCAACCTGAATAGCAATAGAGCTGAAGTTGGCAAAACCACAAAGGGCAAAACTGACAATAGCGATTGTTTTAGGCTCAAGCGTTTGCTTGATCTTTACTAAATCGAGGTACGCCACAAACTCATTAACAACCATTTTGGTACCCATCAATGCACCAGCAGCCTGTATGTCTTTGGCAGGTACACCCATTGCCCAGGCAAAAAGAGAGAAGAATTTGCCCAGTAGAAAGTTAAGGCTCAGATAGTCAATATTAAAAACGTAAAAACCCAAGCGGAACATGATGCTATCCAGTAAGGCAATCAGCGCGATAAAACCAATAAGCATAGCAATTACGTTGAAACCTACTTTCAGGCCTTCGCTGGCTCCAGCAGCAATGGCATCGAGCAGGTTGGCGTAAATCTTTTTGATTTCTACTTTTACCGTTCCCTGTGTTTCAGAAACCTGCGTTTCGGGCATCACAATTTTGCTGATAACCAACGCACCCGGAGCGGCCATAATACTGGCTGCCAACAGGTAAGGTGCCGGAACACCCAGTGAGATGTATACTGCCAAAACGCCCCCGGCAATACAGGCAAATGATCCTGTCATGCTGGCCAGTAGCTCGGAGTTGGTCATGCCATTGAGGTAAGGCTTAATCATAATTTGCGCTTCAACCTGACCAACAAACGTGCTCGCTACGTTGGAAAGGGCTTCGGCACCGCTTACACCCATAAGCCATTTCATGGCTTTGGCCATAACCGCTACCACACGTTGCATGATGCCCAGGTGGTAGAAAATGTTGACCAGTACCGCAACGAAAATAATTGTTGGAATAACTTTGAAGAAGAAGATAAAGCTGTTTTCAGGACCAAATGCTTTTGTCAATACATCAGGCCTGACAAGGGATGAGAATACAAATTCAGCGCCTTTATTTGCTTTTTGCAATAGGCGATCAACGTAATAGCCGAGCCCCTGAAACAGGTTTTGACCAAGCTCAGTTTTTAAGACAAACACCGCCAGTCCAAATTGAAGACCAAGTCCTACACCAACGGTACGATAGTTTATTGCTTTGCGATTATCAGAGAGGGCATAGGCAATACCCAGAATTAAAACAATGCCAATTAGTCCAGTAAAACGCTCCATTCAGTGATGACACAATTACAGTTAGGTTGGCGAATATACAAAAAGAAGGCGTGGAACGAGTTTATAAAAAAGCTGACCAAACAAAAACCGGCTGATTTGGCGAACAATATTCGTCAAATCAGCCGGTTAGCTTAACGTAATACTTGTTCAGAGAAGACTTGTCAGATCGAGTTCAAAATCGGGCAAAACATCTTCGCCCGATAATTGGCCTAGTCCTGCTATCTCTTGCGGAGCTTGATCAGGCCGGTAGATATACGATACTTGATTAGATACGTCAATCAACCAGGCCAATCTGCAACCGTTTGCCATCCAATCGTCCATTTTCTCAAAACAATCTTTTATACGATCTGACTGTGAACGTAGTTCAAGTATGAAATCAGGGCATACGTGTAAAATCTTACGTCGTTCTACAGGCGTTAAGGCATCCCAGCGGTTTTGTGTTATGGCAGAAACATCAGGCGACATGATTGATGTATCGGGTAATCGAAATGCTGTTGACGAGTCAAAAAACTTACCGAACTTAACCTGTCGGTTCCAAATGGCAAAGTCAGCGCTTAATTCAAAATTGGTATTACCTGTTTCTCCGCCTGTATTAGCCATAAATACAATATCACCGTTTTTTCGGCGCTCAAATTTCAGGTCCGGATTATCCTGACAAAACCGAATGAACTCATCATCGTTCATTCGCAAATCCTCCGGTAAATGCACCCGTATTGATTCCATATAGTATGACTATGACTAACGCGTTGTAAAAAGTAACTATGGTTTAGTGGAAAATAGCCTGAAATTCCCCTTTGACTACTTACTTTTTGAATAGATTATATATTGGCAATGGCTCGTTCGGCGCCTTCCTGATATTCCTCTTCAATTTGCGCTATATCGACTGGTTTCAGTTCGGTATCAAATAGCCGGGCGTCCATCGCTTCTTTTTCGGTTACGTCAAAGAATCGTTCGTGCATATTGAATGGCTTACCGCCCTCAGGGACTTCGCATTTTTTGAAATTTCCGTCTTCTGCCAACTCATAGGAATTGACGTTGTCGAGCAGATTATCTTTTAAAATTAGAATGGCCTGCTGCTTTACCCGTTTATCGGCCAGAATGAAAAGAGACTCAATACGCCGGTCAAAACTTCTCACCATTACATCGGCACTACCGCCATATACTTTGGGGTCGCCGTTATTATGGAAGTAATAAACACGCGTATGCTCCAGAAAATCGCCAACGATAGACCGAACGGTGATGTTTTCGCTCAGGCCGGCCCGGTGTGGGCGCAAACAGCAAATACTACGCACGATTAAGCGAACAGGTACACCCGCCTGCGATGCTTTGTATAGTTCATCAATTACCTGCTTGTCTTCCAGCGAGTTGACTTTAATGCAAATTCCGCTTTGTAAGCCACGTTGTGCATTATCGGCCTCTACGCGAATCAAGCGAAGCAACTGCTCCCGCATATCGCGTGGTGCGGTAATCAGGTATTGGTATTCGTTGGGTACCGAGTGGCCGGTAATAACGTTGAAAAACTCCGAGATGTCGTGCGTATACGTTTCGTTGGTTGTCAACAGACCAATATCCGTATAGAGCTTTGAGGTATCTTCGTTGTAATTGCCTGTTGCCATGTGGGCATAGCGCACCACCCGACTGCCCTCATTACGAACCACCAGCAGTAACTTTGTGTGCGTTTTGAATCGGCTGATGCCATAGATAACAAAGCAACCGGCCTTTTGTAACCGTTGCGCTTCCCGAATATTATTCTCTTCGTCGAAACGGGCTTTTACTTCAAATAATACCGATACGTGTTTCCCATTTTCGGCAGCTTTCAATAAGGCTTCTGTGATGCGGGACCGCTTGGCCAGTCGATAAACCGTAATCTTGATGGCCAATACATGTGGGTCTTCGGCTGCTTGTTCGAGCAATTGAAGAACCGGCTCAAAATTGTTGTATGGGTGATGCAGCAGTAAATCCCGCTGTTTGATCAACTCAAAAATATCGTCGGTTTTATCGCGACTTACCCCCAGCGGTGGTACCGGCGAATGGGGCAGGGGCATGTCGTCCTTAAACTCCGGGTTACCGATAATTTGCCACAGCGACGAGAAGTCAAGGAGCGTATGGGATTCGAAAATATTTAAATCATCAATTTCCCACCGTTTTTTTAGCAGGTTCAACATCCAGGGCGACACAATAGTTGACTGGCTGTCGGCACCGCTGCCCTTCGTTTCTATTTCAAGCCGTGTTACCCGGCCTAACCGACGATTTTTGATCTTCTGACGAACTTCGTCAATAAAATCTACTTCATCGTCGTCGTTTTCATCGAGAGTAAAATCACCGTTTCGAGTAATCCGGAACAGGTTTACCGAAACAATTTCAACGTTTCGGTAGAGTTTCTTAATGTTATGACGGACAATTTCTTCAATGGGAATAAAGACGATGGTGTCTTCACGCTCAAAGGATACAAAACGGGGTAAATTGGCCGGAATCTGAACAAAGGAAAGTCGCTGGCGGTCGTCTTCATCCTCTGAGGGCAGGCTTTTAATTTCACCTTCTTCGGGGTTTTGTGTGACTACGCCAAAAATGAGCACCTTGGCCAGCAATACCGGGAATGTATGCGTATAGTCATACAACATTGGGGTCAATGTTGGATAAATTGCCCGGTCAAAATAGTTCGTTGCTTCGGCCTGTTCCTCAGGGGCCATACTGGCGTAGGTAACCAGTTGAAGCCCATTTTCGGGGAAAAGAGGTAATAGTTGCTCAGAAAAGACAGCTTGCTGATCCTGAAAAAACTGATGCGAGGTAGTGTATAACGCTTTCCGAAAGGGCACTTCGCGCAATCCTGAATAGTCGACACGCTGTTTATGATAATCCAGGTAATTATACAAACTACCCACCCGAATCATAAAAAACTCGTCCATGTTCGAAGCCGAAATAGCCAGGAACTTCAGCCGCTCCATGAGTGTGCGGTTACTGAGAGGGGGCTTCGCATTTCGGGCCTGATCCAGCACGCGCTCATTGAATTTAAGCCAGCTCAAATCGCGGCTCAGATAATTGCTCTGGTCGATAACGCTGGTTACTTTTTCGCTCACCTTTGCCAGCTTATCGGTTCCCTGAGCGGGCGTATTTACCGGCCGGTTCGTGAAACGGGAAACCAGATTGCCCAGTATGGTGCGGTTTGTGTTAAGGGGATAGCGCATACTCTTTCTTTAAGCTTTGAAGTACAACAAAAAAGCGGACTAAAAAGCCCGCCTTATGTTATTTTTCGGTTAAACATCCACTCGGGCGTATTTCGCATTTCGTTCGATGAACTCACGCCTTGGGGCCACTTCGTCACCCATTAAGGTCGAGAAGACGTGATCGGCATCGGCGGCTGACTCAACCGTTACGATTTTCAACGTTCGGCTGTCGGGGTTCATGGTGGTGCTCCAGAGCTGTTCGGCATTCATTTCACCGAGACCTTTGTAGCGTTGAACGCCTACACTTTCTTCTTTGCCACCGCCCGCCAGTTCTTTCACCGCTGCTTCGCGCTGGGCTTCTGTCCAGCAATACCGCTCTTCCTTGCCTTTTTTAATGAGGTACAAAGGTGGCTGAGCAATGTAAATATACCCGTTGTCGATCAGCGCCTTCATGTTGCGATAGAACAGCGTCAGGATCAACGTTCGGATGTGGCTGCCATCTACGTCGGCATCGGTCATGATGATGATTTTATGATACCGGAGCTTGTCCAGGTTCATCACCGTTTCATCGTCTTTCTTTTCGAGCCGAACACCGAGAGCAGTCCATATATTTTTGATCTCTTCGTTCTCGTAAATCCGGTGTTCCATAGCCTTCTCTACGTTCAGGATCTTACCACGTAGGGGAAGAATAGCCTGAAACGCCCGGTTACGACCCTGCTTGGCTGTTCCGCCAGCGGAGTCACCCTCTACCAGATAAAGTTCACACTTTTCAGGGTCGGTGTCAGAGCAGTCGGCAAGTTTGCCGGGAAGTCCCATGCCGCCCATAAAGTCCTTACGTTCGGTCATGATGCGCTTGTAGGCCAGATCAGCCGCAATACGCGCCTGAGCCGACACAAGCACCTTCTTAACGATACCACGGGCTGTATTGGGGTTCTCCTCAAGCCACGTTTCGAGCAGGTCAGCCATTGCCTGGCTCACTGCACTAACGACATCCTGATTACCCAGTTTAGTTTTCGTCTGGCCTTCAAATTGAGGCTCCTGAACTTTCACCGATATAACGGCGGTGAGGCCCTTCCGGAAATCCTCGCCACTGAACGAAACTTTGCCCGAGTTCTTCGGCAGAACACCGGGATTTTTATCCGCATAGTTTTTCAGCACCCGCGTCAGGGCAGAGCGGAAACCCTGTACGTGCGTACCACCCTCGTGGGTGTTGATGTTGTTTACATAGGACAGTACGTTTTCGCCAGCCTCATAGTTGTACACCAGGGCGACCTGAACAGGCGTCGGCCCTTTGGTATTTTCCATGTAAATGGGCTTCATGCCATCGAGGGCAGGGCGGGTCTGGTCGAGGTATTCGACAAACTCAACCAGGCCACCTTCCGAAAAGAAATCGTCCTGACGTGTTGGCTCGCCGTCCTCATCCAGTTCACGCAAATCTTTCAGGAAAACGTGAATGCCTTTGTTCAGGTAAGCCAATTCGCGCAGGCGTCCTGCAATGGTGTCGTACTTATAAACAGTATCGGTGAAGATGCTGCCATCCGGTTTGAAGTGGGTTTTTGTGCCGGTATCTTCCGCATCACCAATGACGCGCACGTCATAAAGCGGAATGCCGATTTTGTATTCCTGTTCGAATATTTTGCCATCGCGGTGAACTTCTACCCGCAAATCGGTTGACAGGGCATTTACGCAGGAAACGCCGACGCCGTGTAAGCCGCCGGAAACTTTATAAGTATCTTTATCAAATTTACCACCAGCGTGCAGCATGGTCATGGCCATTTGAAGGGCCGAAACACCCATCTTGGTATTGATACCTGTCGGGATACCCCGGCCGTTATCCTGCACCGTAATTGAATTGTCGGGGTTGATGGCTACCGTAATCTTATCGCAGTAACCCGCCAGTGCCTCATCAATGGAGTTGTCGACAACTTCCCAGATGAGGTGGTGGAGACCGCGTGTACCAACGTCGCCAATGTACATGGATGGACGTTTGCGTACAGCTTCCAGACCCTCCAGAACCTGGATATTATCGGCACCATAGTTGCCTAATGCAGTTTCAACGGGAGCATCTGCTTCAATAAGTTCGTTGGTCATATCAGAATGGAGCGTGCTAGAAATTTGTTGTTTCAGGCTTAAAAACAGCTTGATTGTATGGGTCTAACAGATTGTAAAAATACAAAAATTTTTAGTCTTTTCCTACCCATCTTTGCCGAGATTAGCTTATTATACGAAAAAATATTCTAATCATTAGTTAACGGTACAATGACGGCCCTGACGTTCGTTTTATGGCCATTAAAGCCAGTTTTTCAGTTATTTTCGGCTGGTAAGATCAGTCGAAAAAAGGTGATTTTTGTCAGCTTTGTAACCAACTGGTAGTTTCACGAAAAAGTATCATTAACCGGTATAAATAGTGAGGGCGTTTTCATTGATCCTACGTCTGTACATCCGAAGAAGGTCAGGTTCTGCGCCAACAGATACTATTGAGTTGACTATACTAAAAAAACAAAGCCGAATCAATATGATTCGGCCGGGTACAAATGCGTAATAGAGAGGTTGTTAATCTTCGGGAAAGGGAATATAAACGAAGCCGGCAAAATCGCCGTGAACAACAAACAGACAGCAATATTCGTCGGCAGGTTTGTAGTTCTCCTTCCAGAGTTCCAACGATTCCGGGCTGATGAGTTCACGCTGAACGAACTCATCGACAAACGAGGCTTTATAATTCCATTTGTTCTCCAGCTCATCAGCCGCAATCAGTGTTTGCCCAAGAGGAATCTCACGACGTGAGGCAACAAAAATGGGGAATTCTGAAAATCCACGTTTCCTGATCTGATAGGAAGCTTCTTTTAGTTGGTCAGCCACCTTCACGAAATCAGACGAGATCGTGCCCATCAATTCTCTGTTGACGTCGTACGAATTGGCGTCGTCAAGCAGTGTATTCTCGTTGCTGTGGTTTATCATGAAAAGTAGTTTTCGGTTTTTAGTTTACGGTTGGCTGACGCATGCTTGTTAATACCGGCCTGGCGTTCTAGGGCCCAACACCACGGAGAACCCGACACCACGTAGAAACACGATCTGGTTTAAAACCGGGCGGCCAGCAAGAGGTCTAAATCTTTGAAGCGCATGTTGAACTTGCGCGCGATGTAGGCGTTGGTAAGCGTGCCCTTGTGTGTATAAACACCTTTCATAAACCAACGGTTCGCATACATCATCTGTTCGATGCCGCCAGTTGTGCCGGTTTCCAGTAAAAAGGGCAGGAAGATGTTGCTAAGGGCCATACTAGCCGTGTAGGCGACGCGGGCCGCAATATTGGGTACGCAGTAGTGAATAACGCCCATATGTTTAAACGTGGGCTGTTTGTGGGTCGTCATGCGGGAGGTTTCGAAATTCCCCCCCTGATCAATCGACACATCAATAATAACCGAGTCGGGTTTCATGCGGCCAATCATTTCTTCGGTTACAACGACCGGGCTCATGGCATCATCGGCCCGCATGGCGCCAATAACCACGTCGGCCCGCTGAATGGCTTCGGCCAAGGTGTCGGAGTCGATAATGGAGGTGTAGACGTGCTGCCCAACCGCGTACTTAAGCCGCTGAAGTTTGTACAGATGTTTGTCGAATACTTTTATATCTGCACCCATGCCAAGGGCTGTACGAACGGCATATTCAGTAACAGTTCCGGCACCCAGCATCACTACTTTCGTGGGTGGAACGCCCGTAATGCCGCCCAATATAATGCCCCGGCCGTTGTCGGCATTGCTCAAATACTCGCCCGCAATGAGCATGACGGTGCTGCCTGCAATCTCGCTCATCGAGCGTATTACTGGCAAGTTACCGCCCTGATCTTCAATGAATTCGTAGCCAAATGAGGTGAGATTTTTACTGTTTATTTTCTCGAAATAGGCCCGGTCATGAACAGGTAAATTCAGTGCAGAGATGACGGTGCTACCCGACTGGACATGGTCAAATTCGGCGTCGACCAAGGGCTCTACTTTAAGGATGAGGTTGGCTTCGTAGACTTCTTTTGGCGAGGGAGCAATCTGCGCTCCGGCTTCGCTATATTCAGTATCTGAGAATTTGGCTTTCTCGCCTGCGCCCTGCTCAACGATCACATTATGACCATTTCGCACCAGAATAGCTACCGCTTCGGGCGTGAGCGCGATCCGGTTTTCCTGAAGCGAAACTTCTTTTGGTAAACCGATAAGCAGGCTATTCCGGTTGGTCTTTACCGCCAGCGGAGATTCTTTCGGGTAGAGGGCCGTTTGTTTGGCCAATTCCTCAAATCCAGTCACTTTATGTTTGTTATTGGTTATTGATTTCTAGTTATTGATTATTGATTGATGGTCTATTCAACTAATAACTAATGACTTATCACTAATAACTAAAAACCAATAACTAGTCCACAAATTTCGTTTCCACTGTTCGGCGACCATCTTCATCCGCCGAAATATGCACCTGATAATACGAAGCGGGCCAAAGCGAGGTGATACGCTCCGGCCATTCGATAAAGCAGAAATTGCCCGAATCCAAGTACTCTTCAATACCAATGTCCAACGCTTCGGCTTCATTCCGAAGCCGGTAACAATCGAAATGGTACACCGAATGCCCTTCGTGGGTGGTGTATTCATTCACAATCGAAAACGTGGGACTTTGTACGATACTGACAACGCCCAATGTTTGGCAAATGGCTTTAATGATCGTGGTTTTACCGGCACCCATATCACCCTCAAACAACCACACCGACTGTTGTCTGCCATCGGCCAGTAATTGGCGGGCAACCGTGTCAAGTTCGTCGAGATGGTCAAGATGCAGAATCATAGGGGCTTTCAGTAACAGCCCGCAAAGATAGGCATTTTTAGGCGGTCCATTTAGTTCGCATAGGGCGACTTAATAGCTTATTCGCTTCGGCATCGCCCAGAAATTGCTCGGTTTTTGGATTCCAGCGCAGCGTCCGACCGAGTTGATAGGCAATGTTGCCCAACGTACACACCGAGGCCGTTCTGTGGCCTACTTCAACATCGGAGATCGGATTTTTTCGGCTCTTGATGGCATCCAGAAAGTCTTTGTAGTGGTTGTCGCTAAAGTAAACGTGCTTCTCACTTTCGCCGATGACCTTGTCTTTCAGGCTCTCGGGTGTGGTGGTCAAATTGCCCCGGCTTACTTTTACTTCGCCTTCGGTACCGATAAACTGGCAGAATTGCGACCCTTCTACGGGTGTATGGTGCATGTCAACACCGTTTTCATAGCGATAAACCAAACCCTTTCCTTCTTTGCCCGGACGCATTTCTACCGGGCCGGAGTTGTCCATGTCCAGTCCCCATTGGGCAATATCGAACATGTGCGCACCCCA contains:
- a CDS encoding fatty acid--CoA ligase, whose protein sequence is MIQTKLIPRTAEAHEPPMLIKSMLAQSLKYEPQREIVYRDLFRMNYIQFNQRVRKLANVLTELGIKPGDMVAVFDWDSHRYLECFFGVTSYGAILHTINVRLSPAQILYTMNHAKDKIVLIHEDFLPILAAIKDQLTTVEKFVVLSDKVYTGTAEVKPLNELPEGVEGEYEALLNSASDQYEFPDFDENTWATSFYTTGTTGNPKGVYFSHRQLFMHTMGLLTYIIGYEAMPFKGSTDVYMPITPMFHVHAWGFPFLATMMSAKQVYPGRYEPELLLKLLIAEGVTLSHCVPTILNMLVSSPAAPRFRENLSRWKVIIGGSALTKGLANAATGLGITVISGYGMSETAPILAVGYLNEQEKMCLPEEQIDLRTRAGRIAPFVELRLMDDNGQFVAHDGHSLGEIVARGPWLTQGYYEDPERGADLWKGGWLHTGDVASITTDHWVIVSDRTKDVIKTGGEWVSSLDMEDVLSQVEGIAESAVVGLPDERWGERPHALIIQKPGYALTAEGVKAELQAKVDRGDLHKWYVPDRIVFVQEIPKTSVGKIDKKKIRSEMKELILGK
- a CDS encoding NupC/NupG family nucleoside CNT transporter; this translates as MERFTGLIGIVLILGIAYALSDNRKAINYRTVGVGLGLQFGLAVFVLKTELGQNLFQGLGYYVDRLLQKANKGAEFVFSSLVRPDVLTKAFGPENSFIFFFKVIPTIIFVAVLVNIFYHLGIMQRVVAVMAKAMKWLMGVSGAEALSNVASTFVGQVEAQIMIKPYLNGMTNSELLASMTGSFACIAGGVLAVYISLGVPAPYLLAASIMAAPGALVISKIVMPETQVSETQGTVKVEIKKIYANLLDAIAAGASEGLKVGFNVIAMLIGFIALIALLDSIMFRLGFYVFNIDYLSLNFLLGKFFSLFAWAMGVPAKDIQAAGALMGTKMVVNEFVAYLDLVKIKQTLEPKTIAIVSFALCGFANFSSIAIQVGGIGELAPKRRSDLARIGFKALICGTLASYMSATIAGLLL
- a CDS encoding Uma2 family endonuclease; the encoded protein is MESIRVHLPEDLRMNDDEFIRFCQDNPDLKFERRKNGDIVFMANTGGETGNTNFELSADFAIWNRQVKFGKFFDSSTAFRLPDTSIMSPDVSAITQNRWDALTPVERRKILHVCPDFILELRSQSDRIKDCFEKMDDWMANGCRLAWLIDVSNQVSYIYRPDQAPQEIAGLGQLSGEDVLPDFELDLTSLL
- the ppk1 gene encoding polyphosphate kinase 1; the protein is MRYPLNTNRTILGNLVSRFTNRPVNTPAQGTDKLAKVSEKVTSVIDQSNYLSRDLSWLKFNERVLDQARNAKPPLSNRTLMERLKFLAISASNMDEFFMIRVGSLYNYLDYHKQRVDYSGLREVPFRKALYTTSHQFFQDQQAVFSEQLLPLFPENGLQLVTYASMAPEEQAEATNYFDRAIYPTLTPMLYDYTHTFPVLLAKVLIFGVVTQNPEEGEIKSLPSEDEDDRQRLSFVQIPANLPRFVSFEREDTIVFIPIEEIVRHNIKKLYRNVEIVSVNLFRITRNGDFTLDENDDDEVDFIDEVRQKIKNRRLGRVTRLEIETKGSGADSQSTIVSPWMLNLLKKRWEIDDLNIFESHTLLDFSSLWQIIGNPEFKDDMPLPHSPVPPLGVSRDKTDDIFELIKQRDLLLHHPYNNFEPVLQLLEQAAEDPHVLAIKITVYRLAKRSRITEALLKAAENGKHVSVLFEVKARFDEENNIREAQRLQKAGCFVIYGISRFKTHTKLLLVVRNEGSRVVRYAHMATGNYNEDTSKLYTDIGLLTTNETYTHDISEFFNVITGHSVPNEYQYLITAPRDMREQLLRLIRVEADNAQRGLQSGICIKVNSLEDKQVIDELYKASQAGVPVRLIVRSICCLRPHRAGLSENITVRSIVGDFLEHTRVYYFHNNGDPKVYGGSADVMVRSFDRRIESLFILADKRVKQQAILILKDNLLDNVNSYELAEDGNFKKCEVPEGGKPFNMHERFFDVTEKEAMDARLFDTELKPVDIAQIEEEYQEGAERAIANI
- the gyrB gene encoding DNA topoisomerase (ATP-hydrolyzing) subunit B; translated protein: MTNELIEADAPVETALGNYGADNIQVLEGLEAVRKRPSMYIGDVGTRGLHHLIWEVVDNSIDEALAGYCDKITVAINPDNSITVQDNGRGIPTGINTKMGVSALQMAMTMLHAGGKFDKDTYKVSGGLHGVGVSCVNALSTDLRVEVHRDGKIFEQEYKIGIPLYDVRVIGDAEDTGTKTHFKPDGSIFTDTVYKYDTIAGRLRELAYLNKGIHVFLKDLRELDEDGEPTRQDDFFSEGGLVEFVEYLDQTRPALDGMKPIYMENTKGPTPVQVALVYNYEAGENVLSYVNNINTHEGGTHVQGFRSALTRVLKNYADKNPGVLPKNSGKVSFSGEDFRKGLTAVISVKVQEPQFEGQTKTKLGNQDVVSAVSQAMADLLETWLEENPNTARGIVKKVLVSAQARIAADLAYKRIMTERKDFMGGMGLPGKLADCSDTDPEKCELYLVEGDSAGGTAKQGRNRAFQAILPLRGKILNVEKAMEHRIYENEEIKNIWTALGVRLEKKDDETVMNLDKLRYHKIIIMTDADVDGSHIRTLILTLFYRNMKALIDNGYIYIAQPPLYLIKKGKEERYCWTEAQREAAVKELAGGGKEESVGVQRYKGLGEMNAEQLWSTTMNPDSRTLKIVTVESAADADHVFSTLMGDEVAPRREFIERNAKYARVDV
- a CDS encoding alanine dehydrogenase, encoding MTGFEELAKQTALYPKESPLAVKTNRNSLLIGLPKEVSLQENRIALTPEAVAILVRNGHNVIVEQGAGEKAKFSDTEYSEAGAQIAPSPKEVYEANLILKVEPLVDAEFDHVQSGSTVISALNLPVHDRAYFEKINSKNLTSFGYEFIEDQGGNLPVIRSMSEIAGSTVMLIAGEYLSNADNGRGIILGGITGVPPTKVVMLGAGTVTEYAVRTALGMGADIKVFDKHLYKLQRLKYAVGQHVYTSIIDSDTLAEAIQRADVVIGAMRADDAMSPVVVTEEMIGRMKPDSVIIDVSIDQGGNFETSRMTTHKQPTFKHMGVIHYCVPNIAARVAYTASMALSNIFLPFLLETGTTGGIEQMMYANRWFMKGVYTHKGTLTNAYIARKFNMRFKDLDLLLAARF
- the tsaE gene encoding tRNA (adenosine(37)-N6)-threonylcarbamoyltransferase complex ATPase subunit type 1 TsaE; its protein translation is MILHLDHLDELDTVARQLLADGRQQSVWLFEGDMGAGKTTIIKAICQTLGVVSIVQSPTFSIVNEYTTHEGHSVYHFDCYRLRNEAEALDIGIEEYLDSGNFCFIEWPERITSLWPASYYQVHISADEDGRRTVETKFVD